A genomic segment from Saprospiraceae bacterium encodes:
- the rsmH gene encoding 16S rRNA (cytosine(1402)-N(4))-methyltransferase RsmH, with product MSEPDKLYHHIPVLLKASVDELITDPDGIYIDVTYGGGGHSNEILSRLSKKAKLFSFDKDPKVAEHLPADKRFEWIYSDFRYLKKYMDYFEIKQVDGVLADLGLSSHHIDESDRGFSIFSEKPFDMRMNTRQTRTAYHILKTYSESQLEAMIKNYGELTNARLLAKQLVIARSKFNFNSCKEVSDWAMGFAYGNKIKFLAQLFQSFRIEVNREIESLKNLLDQASTMIKPGGHMVVISYHSLEDRLVKQWFKNGKTEDTFEVNQNATFIPKYKHAILPDEHEIKRNSRARSAKMRVGIKQ from the coding sequence ATGTCTGAGCCGGATAAATTATATCATCACATCCCGGTATTGCTTAAAGCATCGGTGGATGAATTGATAACAGATCCTGATGGTATTTATATAGATGTAACTTATGGTGGTGGAGGTCACAGCAATGAAATATTAAGTCGCCTCAGCAAAAAAGCGAAACTGTTTTCTTTTGATAAAGACCCCAAAGTTGCTGAGCATTTACCGGCTGACAAGCGGTTTGAATGGATTTATTCTGACTTCAGGTACTTAAAGAAGTACATGGATTATTTTGAAATAAAACAAGTGGATGGAGTTTTAGCAGATCTTGGGCTTTCTTCGCATCATATCGATGAATCAGATCGCGGTTTTTCTATTTTTTCGGAAAAACCTTTTGATATGCGAATGAACACCCGGCAAACCCGAACAGCTTACCATATTTTGAAAACGTATTCCGAAAGCCAATTGGAAGCAATGATTAAAAATTATGGTGAGTTGACAAATGCAAGGTTACTTGCTAAACAGTTGGTTATTGCAAGATCTAAATTCAATTTTAATTCTTGTAAAGAAGTTTCAGATTGGGCAATGGGTTTTGCGTATGGAAATAAGATAAAATTTCTTGCGCAATTGTTTCAATCTTTTCGAATTGAAGTGAATCGTGAAATTGAATCTTTGAAAAACCTGTTAGATCAGGCATCCACAATGATTAAACCGGGAGGTCACATGGTGGTTATAAGTTACCACTCTTTGGAAGATCGTTTAGTAAAACAATGGTTTAAAAATGGTAAAACGGAAGACACATTTGAAGTAAATCAAAATGCAACTTTTATACCAAAGTATAAACATGCAATACTACCGGACGAACATGAAATTAAAAGGAATTCACGCGCTCGTTCTGCAAAAATGAGAGTAGGAATTAAACAATAA
- the mraZ gene encoding division/cell wall cluster transcriptional repressor MraZ: protein MYNLSGEYEVRLDEKSRLRLPTALSAQIGESPLKLVVNRGFEKCLLLYPESVWVEKTKEVNQLNQYVRKNREFARYFFRGATQLLTDASGRILIPKLLQEHAGINQDVVLLAYHQHVEIWSREHYLKMVAEEPENFGELAEDVFGHKDV, encoded by the coding sequence ATGTACAATCTAAGCGGTGAGTACGAAGTCAGATTAGACGAAAAGAGCAGACTACGGCTGCCCACTGCTTTGAGCGCCCAAATAGGTGAAAGTCCATTAAAGCTTGTTGTTAACCGAGGATTTGAAAAGTGTTTGCTCCTCTACCCGGAGTCAGTCTGGGTCGAAAAGACGAAGGAAGTCAATCAACTTAATCAATACGTAAGAAAAAACAGAGAATTCGCCAGGTACTTCTTTAGAGGTGCTACGCAATTGTTGACCGATGCGTCTGGACGCATTTTGATTCCAAAGCTCTTGCAAGAGCATGCCGGAATAAATCAAGATGTTGTTTTGTTAGCATATCATCAACATGTGGAAATCTGGTCCAGAGAACACTATCTAAAGATGGTGGCAGAAGAACCAGAGAATTTTGGAGAATTGGCAGAAGATGTATTTGGACATAAAGATGTCTGA